One genomic segment of Bradyrhizobium prioriisuperbiae includes these proteins:
- a CDS encoding alpha/beta hydrolase — protein MDLCDDDLLNFAEHGATPLPVAGDQGHVEHDGARIWYATYGSGPPVILLHGGLGHSGNWGYQVPVLVAAGRRVVLIDSRGHGRSTRDTRPFLYELMASDVLAVMDALHLDKAAMVGWSDGACVALVLAMQAPARIAGVFFFACNMDPSGTKPFVMKPIVERCLGRHAKDYADLSATPDQFKAFADAVGQMMKTQPNYSARELGEIRVPVAIVQSEDDEFIKLEHAQYLARSIPGADLILLQDVSHFAPLQRPALFNDVVLGFLGKVWPAA, from the coding sequence ATGGACCTGTGCGACGACGATCTCCTGAACTTCGCCGAACATGGCGCAACACCGCTTCCGGTCGCGGGTGACCAGGGTCATGTGGAGCACGACGGTGCGCGGATCTGGTACGCAACGTATGGATCAGGACCGCCCGTGATCCTGTTGCACGGCGGCCTCGGCCACAGCGGCAATTGGGGCTATCAGGTGCCAGTTCTGGTCGCCGCCGGCCGGCGCGTCGTGCTGATCGACAGCCGCGGCCATGGCCGCAGCACGCGTGATACGCGGCCCTTCCTGTATGAGCTGATGGCGTCCGATGTGCTGGCGGTGATGGACGCTCTTCACCTCGACAAGGCCGCCATGGTGGGGTGGAGCGACGGCGCATGCGTCGCTTTGGTTCTTGCGATGCAGGCGCCTGCGCGGATCGCCGGCGTGTTCTTCTTTGCGTGCAACATGGATCCCAGCGGCACCAAGCCGTTCGTGATGAAGCCAATCGTTGAGCGATGTCTGGGACGACATGCCAAAGACTATGCCGATCTGTCGGCCACGCCGGACCAGTTCAAGGCGTTTGCTGATGCCGTCGGGCAGATGATGAAGACGCAGCCGAATTATTCGGCGCGGGAGCTCGGCGAGATCCGCGTTCCCGTTGCCATCGTGCAGAGCGAAGATGACGAGTTCATCAAGCTGGAGCATGCGCAATATCTCGCCCGCAGCATTCCCGGCGCGGATCTGATCTTGTTGCAAGATGTCAGCCATTTCGCGCCGCTGCAGCGCCCGGCGCTGTTCAACGATGTGGTGCTC
- a CDS encoding MarR family winged helix-turn-helix transcriptional regulator, which produces MSNAKSISFETTLHVRDHCLCLAAQRAARTLARRFDEALRPLGLTSGQFSLLTSLNRAIPPSIGSVAALLAMDRTTLTANLKPLERRGLVQTAVDPADRRGRLLTLTKAGRLLLQSAVPIWRDTHRQIDDQLLAQSDGVMLRAGLRALA; this is translated from the coding sequence ATGTCAAACGCAAAGTCGATCTCCTTCGAGACCACGCTCCATGTCCGCGACCACTGCCTGTGCCTCGCGGCCCAGCGCGCGGCCCGCACTCTGGCGCGTCGCTTCGACGAGGCGCTGCGGCCGCTCGGCCTGACCAGTGGACAGTTTTCGCTGCTGACATCGCTGAACCGCGCGATCCCGCCCTCGATCGGTTCGGTCGCCGCGCTGCTGGCAATGGATCGCACCACCTTGACGGCCAATCTGAAGCCGCTCGAGCGGCGCGGCCTGGTGCAAACCGCGGTCGATCCGGCCGATCGGCGTGGGCGTCTGTTGACGCTGACCAAAGCGGGGCGGCTGCTGTTACAATCGGCGGTGCCGATCTGGCGGGACACCCATCGGCAAATCGACGATCAACTCCTGGCGCAGAGCGACGGCGTGATGTTGCGGGCCGGTCTGCGCGCTCTGGCGTGA
- a CDS encoding MFS transporter translates to MKLHYGWVIVAVGALMTCVGIGAMFPLAVFLQPISTDTGWSRAGISSAMTLDFLVMGVAAFGWGALSDRIGTRIVVLAGAVLLGFGLVLASRSTSLLQFQLTYGVLVGVAAGAFFAPMIAATTTWFETHRSLAVSLVSAGLGVAPMTISPFASWLVSAYDWRTAQLTIGIAAWILLIPAALLVRPPPAPATDTATDAATDTPAMTVSSALRSPQFLVLGLTFFTCCAAHSGPIFHTVSYAMVCGLPAMAAVTIYSVEGLAGLGGRLLLGILADRLGVKPVLVTGLLVQALAAGSYLFVRGLGEFYAVAMIFGLAYGGVMPLYAVLAREYFGPRIMGTLFGAAAMLSSIGMALGPLVGGWIFDSFNSYSWLYISSFAIGVGAAGIALAFPPQPSRQAARPQPA, encoded by the coding sequence ATGAAACTGCACTATGGATGGGTGATTGTCGCCGTCGGCGCGCTGATGACCTGCGTCGGCATCGGCGCCATGTTCCCGCTCGCGGTGTTCCTGCAGCCGATATCGACGGACACCGGGTGGAGCCGCGCCGGGATCTCAAGCGCGATGACACTGGATTTTCTGGTGATGGGTGTCGCGGCCTTCGGCTGGGGTGCGCTCAGCGACCGCATCGGCACACGAATCGTCGTCCTGGCCGGTGCCGTGTTGCTGGGGTTTGGCCTCGTGCTGGCGAGCCGCTCGACCAGCCTGCTGCAGTTCCAGCTCACCTACGGCGTGCTGGTCGGCGTTGCCGCCGGCGCCTTCTTCGCCCCGATGATCGCGGCAACCACCACCTGGTTCGAGACCCATCGCAGCCTCGCGGTGTCGCTGGTCTCGGCCGGCCTCGGGGTGGCGCCGATGACAATCTCCCCGTTCGCAAGCTGGCTGGTTTCGGCCTATGACTGGCGCACGGCGCAGCTGACCATCGGCATCGCCGCATGGATCCTGCTGATCCCGGCCGCGCTGCTGGTGCGACCACCGCCCGCCCCGGCTACTGATACGGCGACAGACGCTGCGACCGACACGCCCGCGATGACGGTTTCGAGCGCACTGCGCTCACCGCAATTCCTTGTGCTCGGCCTCACCTTCTTCACCTGCTGCGCGGCGCATTCGGGACCGATCTTCCACACCGTGAGCTACGCCATGGTCTGCGGCCTGCCAGCGATGGCTGCCGTCACCATCTACAGTGTCGAAGGACTCGCCGGCCTCGGAGGTCGGCTGCTGCTCGGCATCCTCGCCGATCGTCTCGGCGTCAAACCGGTGCTGGTCACCGGGCTTTTGGTCCAGGCGCTGGCGGCAGGCAGCTATCTGTTCGTTCGCGGCCTCGGCGAGTTCTATGCCGTGGCGATGATTTTCGGCCTCGCTTATGGCGGCGTCATGCCGCTGTATGCGGTGCTGGCGCGGGAGTATTTCGGGCCGCGCATCATGGGCACGCTCTTTGGTGCCGCGGCCATGCTGTCCAGCATCGGCATGGCGCTAGGACCGCTGGTCGGCGGCTGGATCTTCGACAGCTTCAACAGCTACAGCTGGCTCTATATCAGCTCGTTTGCCATCGGCGTCGGCGCCGCTGGGATCGCACTGGCCTTTCCACCGCAACCGTCGCGGCAGGCCGCCCGTCCGCAACCGGCCTGA
- a CDS encoding abscisic acid-deficient protein Aba4 family protein: MGQHARGGFGSIEQIQIRVLFASDVLLVAGWLHYLAFDLFVGAWIVHESAQLRVAPIVIVPCLLLTSLAGPAGLLLFLMVRVVTPKLTEAILRPVVRMASPSR, translated from the coding sequence GTGGGGCAGCACGCCCGGGGTGGATTCGGCTCGATCGAGCAGATCCAGATCCGCGTCCTGTTCGCCAGCGACGTGTTGCTGGTCGCCGGCTGGCTGCACTATCTGGCGTTCGATCTGTTTGTCGGCGCCTGGATCGTGCACGAGAGCGCCCAGCTTCGTGTTGCGCCGATCGTGATCGTGCCCTGCCTGCTCCTGACCTCCCTGGCCGGGCCTGCCGGGTTGCTGCTGTTCCTGATGGTCCGGGTGGTCACGCCGAAACTCACCGAGGCTATTCTGCGGCCTGTTGTCCGCATGGCGTCGCCCTCAAGATAA
- a CDS encoding sensor histidine kinase, producing the protein MITVATRFVEERTNMLAAISHDLRTPLTRLRLMAEYVRDDEQRSEVLSDISEMETMIKSSLAFGSAEARREPYSMVDIASLLISLCDNFSDMGHDVGYQGADHAQLSCQPVAMRRALTNLIDNGQRYGERVNVRLQNETQAIVIVIQDVGPGIAPDQVERAFAPFQRLDSSRNRSTGGTGLGLAIARDVIRGHGGEITLAPAETPPGLLVTVRLPKPTIDTKLR; encoded by the coding sequence ATGATCACGGTCGCGACCCGCTTTGTCGAGGAACGCACCAATATGCTGGCGGCGATTTCCCATGACCTGCGCACGCCGCTGACGCGGCTGCGGTTGATGGCGGAATATGTTCGCGACGACGAGCAGCGCAGCGAAGTGTTGTCGGATATCTCCGAGATGGAGACCATGATCAAGTCCTCGCTGGCGTTCGGCAGCGCGGAAGCCCGGCGCGAGCCGTATAGCATGGTCGATATTGCCTCGCTGCTGATCAGCCTATGCGATAATTTTTCCGACATGGGACACGATGTCGGCTATCAGGGCGCCGACCATGCCCAGCTGTCGTGCCAGCCGGTGGCGATGCGCCGCGCACTCACCAACCTGATCGACAACGGCCAGCGTTATGGCGAGCGGGTGAACGTGCGGCTGCAAAACGAAACGCAAGCCATCGTCATCGTCATTCAGGATGTCGGCCCCGGCATCGCGCCGGACCAGGTCGAACGCGCCTTCGCGCCGTTCCAGCGCCTCGATAGTTCGCGCAATCGCTCGACCGGCGGCACCGGATTGGGATTGGCCATCGCGCGTGACGTGATCCGCGGCCACGGCGGCGAGATCACACTTGCGCCTGCGGAAACGCCGCCCGGTCTGCTGGTCACCGTGCGGCTGCCGAAACCGACCATTGATACGAAGCTGCGATAG
- a CDS encoding ABC transporter ATP-binding protein yields the protein MLDDKFLDVQNLDAGYGRSQVLFGVSMSVPWRGGVAILGRNGAGKTTLMKAIVGELPLRGGAVSLDARDMGRLPTEQRIRMGVGYVPQEHAVFARLSVRDNLAVGMLTNRDSGALDRVMQIFPKLGQRLNQAAGTLSGGERKMLAVARALLSDPKVLLLDEPTEGVWIGVIEEITERLIELAKDIAVVIVEQHLDLALRVANQAYVLDRGRVALSGPAQAVRDDPKLLQYLAP from the coding sequence GTGCTTGACGATAAATTCCTCGACGTTCAGAATCTCGACGCCGGTTACGGCCGCAGCCAGGTGCTGTTCGGCGTCTCGATGAGCGTGCCGTGGCGCGGCGGTGTCGCCATTCTCGGCCGCAACGGCGCCGGCAAGACCACGCTGATGAAGGCGATTGTTGGCGAGCTGCCGTTGCGTGGCGGTGCGGTGAGCCTCGATGCCCGCGATATGGGCCGGCTGCCGACCGAGCAGCGCATCCGGATGGGGGTTGGCTACGTGCCGCAGGAACACGCGGTGTTCGCGCGCCTGTCGGTGCGTGACAATCTTGCGGTGGGAATGCTGACCAACCGCGACAGCGGTGCACTCGACCGGGTGATGCAGATCTTTCCGAAGCTCGGCCAACGTTTGAACCAGGCCGCAGGTACGCTGTCCGGCGGTGAGCGCAAGATGCTGGCGGTTGCCCGCGCGCTGTTGTCCGATCCCAAGGTGCTGCTGCTGGACGAGCCCACTGAAGGCGTGTGGATCGGCGTGATCGAGGAAATTACCGAGCGGCTGATCGAACTCGCGAAGGACATTGCGGTCGTGATCGTCGAGCAGCATCTCGATCTGGCGCTGCGGGTCGCCAATCAGGCTTATGTGCTCGATCGCGGCCGTGTGGCGCTTTCGGGGCCCGCGCAAGCCGTGCGCGACGACCCCAAGCTGCTGCAATACCTCGCGCCCTAG
- a CDS encoding ABC transporter ATP-binding protein produces the protein MALLEAQGIVKTFGKLTALNGAALTVAENEFHGLIGPNGSGKSTLMKCVAGAEVPTKGTISFAGADITGVSPAERARAGMSLKFQITSVLPALTLYDNILLALQAKTSLVGLIFSRSRGALHDRVMAMLEQFRLADRADDPASALSHGQQQWLEIAMALAAEPKLLLLDEPTGGMSLEERRVTGELLQPIKARCSLVIVEHDLDFIRDICDRLTVLDQGSVLDTGSVQQIQSSQKVHEVYLRRA, from the coding sequence ATGGCGCTGCTTGAAGCCCAGGGCATCGTCAAAACCTTTGGCAAGCTGACTGCTCTGAACGGTGCCGCGCTCACGGTCGCCGAAAACGAATTCCATGGTTTGATCGGGCCGAACGGCTCCGGCAAGAGCACGCTGATGAAATGCGTGGCCGGCGCCGAGGTGCCGACGAAGGGCACGATCAGCTTCGCGGGTGCCGACATCACCGGCGTATCGCCGGCCGAGCGGGCCCGTGCCGGCATGAGTCTCAAATTCCAGATCACCAGCGTGCTGCCGGCGTTGACCCTCTACGACAACATTCTGCTGGCGCTGCAGGCGAAGACCTCGCTCGTTGGATTGATCTTTTCGCGCAGCCGCGGGGCGCTGCACGATCGCGTCATGGCGATGCTTGAACAATTTCGCCTGGCCGATCGCGCCGACGATCCGGCGTCCGCACTCTCCCATGGCCAGCAGCAATGGCTGGAGATCGCGATGGCGCTGGCGGCGGAGCCGAAACTGCTGCTGCTGGACGAGCCGACCGGGGGCATGAGCCTGGAGGAGCGCCGCGTCACCGGCGAATTGTTGCAGCCGATCAAGGCGCGTTGCTCGCTGGTGATCGTCGAACACGATCTCGATTTCATTCGCGACATCTGCGATCGCCTCACCGTGCTGGACCAGGGCAGCGTGCTCGACACCGGGTCGGTGCAGCAGATCCAGTCCAGCCAGAAGGTCCACGAGGTTTATCTGCGCCGTGCTTGA
- a CDS encoding branched-chain amino acid ABC transporter permease — protein sequence MHRRAILPLIELAVLMIVLLAPLVLQDYLTVYATRVLILCLFALSFDLVWGYAGIMSFGQALFFGAAGYGVALITRDLGIASLLVVLPAGVLIGLVSALLLGGFLLLGRHPASVIFVSLGTLTGGYAADRLARGWYYLGGQNGIPSIPPMTVGSYDFTEGPAFYYLALGFLLVVYLLCRFLVRSQFGLALAGLRENEQRITFFGYKVQHLKAIVFALGGAIAGLAGSLYAFHEGFVWPNMLGVVMSTQVVLYVLFGGAGTLIGAIIGTIVIEALSFWLSNSYQDIWPIILGVLLLLVIMFRPAGLISLVLGERERVGRFGRQGKASEAGGCDGAA from the coding sequence ATGCACCGCCGCGCGATCCTGCCCTTGATCGAACTCGCGGTACTGATGATCGTGCTGCTCGCGCCGTTAGTGCTGCAGGACTATCTGACGGTCTATGCGACAAGGGTGCTGATCCTGTGCCTGTTCGCACTGTCGTTCGATCTGGTCTGGGGCTATGCCGGCATCATGAGTTTCGGCCAGGCGTTGTTTTTTGGCGCCGCGGGCTATGGCGTGGCGCTGATCACCCGCGATCTCGGCATCGCCTCGCTGCTGGTTGTCTTGCCGGCCGGCGTGCTGATCGGGCTGGTGAGTGCGCTGCTGCTCGGCGGCTTTCTGCTGCTCGGGCGGCATCCGGCCAGCGTGATCTTTGTTTCGCTGGGAACCCTTACCGGTGGTTATGCCGCCGATCGACTGGCACGGGGCTGGTATTATCTCGGTGGGCAGAATGGCATTCCTTCGATTCCCCCGATGACAGTCGGCTCCTATGATTTCACCGAAGGGCCGGCCTTCTATTATCTGGCGCTCGGTTTTCTGCTGGTGGTCTATCTGCTCTGCCGCTTCCTGGTGCGCTCGCAGTTCGGCCTTGCGCTCGCGGGGCTGCGCGAGAACGAGCAGCGCATCACTTTTTTTGGCTACAAGGTCCAGCATCTGAAAGCCATCGTGTTCGCCCTCGGTGGTGCCATCGCCGGGCTCGCCGGCAGCCTCTATGCGTTCCATGAAGGCTTCGTCTGGCCGAACATGCTTGGCGTGGTGATGTCGACCCAGGTGGTGCTGTACGTCCTGTTCGGCGGCGCCGGCACGTTGATCGGGGCCATCATCGGCACGATTGTCATCGAGGCCCTGAGCTTTTGGCTCTCGAACAGCTATCAGGACATCTGGCCGATCATTCTGGGCGTGCTGCTGCTGCTTGTGATCATGTTCCGCCCGGCGGGGTTGATCAGCCTGGTGCTGGGCGAACGCGAACGGGTCGGCCGTTTCGGCCGTCAGGGCAAAGCTTCGGAAGCGGGAGGCTGCGATGGCGCTGCTTGA
- a CDS encoding substrate-binding protein, translating to MFNDKRELNRRRFLGNFAFASAAIATGAGSWVISPDWANAAAGPIKVGIATDLTGPIGYAGNADANVARMVVKEINDGGGLLGRPLELLIEDTASNESVAVGNVRKLIQRDKVDVVLGGITSSMRNAIKDVIVARGKTLYIYPQLYEGKECTPHLFCTGPTPAQQCDEFIPWLVKNGGKRFALPSANYVWPHTLNTYARKVIEASGGEVVFEEYYPLDQIDFSATVNRIISNKVDVVFNTVIPPGVGPFFKQLYEAGFLKNGGRLACVYYDENTLGINQPNEIEGLASCLDYFKALVPEDPVSAKIQAAYDKQFPGTFLFAAGSAATGTYRGLKLWEAAVKEAGKADRDAVAAALDHAKIAEGPGGPAEMVPGQRHCKMKMYTAVAKNGNYELVARSAGLVDPKEC from the coding sequence ATGTTCAACGACAAGCGTGAGCTCAATCGCCGCCGGTTCCTCGGCAATTTCGCCTTCGCCAGCGCTGCGATCGCCACCGGCGCCGGAAGCTGGGTGATCAGCCCCGACTGGGCCAATGCCGCGGCGGGGCCGATCAAGGTAGGTATTGCGACGGATCTCACCGGTCCGATCGGCTACGCCGGCAATGCCGACGCCAATGTGGCGCGCATGGTGGTGAAGGAGATCAACGATGGCGGTGGCCTGCTGGGACGACCGCTGGAGCTGCTGATCGAAGACACCGCATCGAACGAGTCGGTCGCGGTCGGTAATGTGCGCAAGCTGATCCAGCGCGACAAAGTTGACGTCGTGCTCGGCGGCATCACCAGTTCGATGCGCAACGCCATCAAGGACGTCATCGTCGCACGCGGCAAGACGCTCTATATCTATCCGCAGCTCTACGAGGGCAAGGAGTGCACGCCGCATCTGTTCTGCACCGGGCCGACGCCGGCGCAGCAGTGCGATGAGTTCATTCCATGGCTGGTGAAGAATGGCGGCAAGAGGTTCGCGCTGCCGAGCGCCAACTATGTCTGGCCGCACACGTTGAACACCTACGCCCGCAAAGTTATCGAGGCGAGCGGCGGCGAGGTGGTGTTCGAGGAATACTATCCGCTGGACCAGATCGATTTTTCCGCGACCGTCAACCGTATCATCTCCAACAAGGTCGACGTCGTCTTCAACACCGTGATCCCGCCCGGTGTCGGCCCGTTCTTCAAGCAGCTTTATGAAGCGGGCTTTCTCAAGAACGGCGGCCGGCTCGCCTGCGTCTATTATGACGAGAACACGCTCGGCATCAATCAACCGAACGAGATCGAGGGGCTGGCGAGCTGCCTCGACTACTTCAAGGCATTGGTGCCGGAGGATCCGGTCAGTGCCAAGATCCAGGCCGCATACGACAAGCAGTTTCCCGGCACCTTCCTGTTCGCGGCCGGCAGTGCTGCAACCGGCACCTATCGCGGCCTGAAGTTGTGGGAGGCGGCCGTCAAGGAGGCCGGCAAAGCGGACCGCGATGCGGTGGCGGCGGCGCTCGACCACGCCAAGATCGCCGAGGGTCCCGGCGGCCCCGCCGAAATGGTTCCGGGGCAGCGTCACTGCAAGATGAAGATGTACACGGCCGTGGCGAAGAACGGCAACTACGAGCTGGTCGCCCGCAGTGCGGGGCTGGTGGATCCGAAGGAATGCTGA
- a CDS encoding branched-chain amino acid ABC transporter permease: MDSLFIALFEILSFGAIVVLVVLGLGIIASMMGIFNFAQGEFVLLGAYVTYLAHTAGLPVWLGMVAAPFAVGALGFVLERLVVRRFYAAPIVAMLGTYALGLIIREVVRGLIGGLYISVPEPVGGSLTLGALHFSTWRCVIIVITALVMAGSYALLAHTSFGLRIRASLENPALARASGISTPMIYSATFAFGAALAGLAGALIVPVFSLFADLGIRFLIQGFVAVMVGGIGSFAGPVAGAGLIGTLSAALPWVMSPVVADVLVFVLAIIFIKFRPQGLVSGRGV, encoded by the coding sequence ATGGATAGCCTCTTCATCGCCCTGTTCGAGATCCTGAGCTTCGGCGCAATCGTGGTTCTGGTCGTGCTCGGGCTCGGCATCATCGCCAGCATGATGGGCATCTTCAATTTCGCCCAGGGCGAGTTCGTGCTGCTCGGCGCTTATGTGACGTATCTCGCCCACACCGCCGGTCTGCCGGTCTGGCTCGGCATGGTGGCCGCTCCCTTCGCGGTTGGTGCGCTCGGATTTGTGCTGGAGCGCCTCGTCGTGCGCCGTTTCTATGCCGCGCCCATTGTCGCCATGCTCGGCACCTATGCGCTGGGATTGATCATCCGGGAAGTCGTGCGTGGTTTGATCGGCGGGCTCTACATTTCGGTGCCGGAGCCGGTCGGCGGTTCGCTCACCCTCGGCGCCCTTCATTTTTCCACCTGGCGTTGCGTGATCATTGTGATCACGGCGCTGGTGATGGCCGGCAGCTACGCGCTCTTGGCGCATACCTCGTTCGGCCTGCGGATCCGCGCGTCGCTGGAGAATCCTGCGCTGGCCCGTGCGTCCGGCATTTCCACGCCCATGATTTACAGCGCGACCTTCGCGTTTGGCGCGGCCCTTGCGGGGCTTGCCGGTGCACTGATTGTGCCGGTATTCTCGCTGTTCGCCGATCTCGGCATTCGCTTTCTCATTCAGGGCTTCGTCGCCGTGATGGTCGGCGGCATCGGATCGTTCGCCGGGCCTGTCGCCGGCGCAGGGTTGATCGGTACGCTGAGCGCCGCATTGCCTTGGGTGATGTCGCCGGTGGTCGCCGATGTGCTGGTGTTCGTGCTCGCCATCATCTTCATCAAATTCCGGCCGCAGGGCCTTGTATCGGGAAGAGGGGTCTAA
- a CDS encoding amidase, with translation MTVTLPTPDQLRAIADQCGLSLTDDDVGSFRGLMQGSIDAYNAIASMPDEIPAVKYPRTPGYRPGPDENPRNAWYYKSSVKGASSGKLKGKTVALKDNIMLAGVPMMNGSSTLEGYVPDFDATIVTRMLDAGAEIMGKVHCEHFCLSGGSHTNSTGAVHNPHKMGYSAGGSSSGSGVVVALGEVDMAIGGDQGGSIRMPSSFCGTYGMKPTWGLVPYTGIMPIEVYVDHTGPMTATVEDNALLLEVIAGDDGYDPRIKSPKVQDYTKALTGDIKGLKIGVVKEGFEQATAEAAVNESVREAVKRLKDLGAVVEEVSIPMHLAGPAIWTPIGTEGLTATMMWGDGYGLSRGDLYSTSLMEAHRGWRRQADSLSETTKLFLMIGTYINNNFGPRYYGKALNISRRLTAAYDKALASYDLLLMPTTPMKATKLPAPGAPREEVIARALEMISNTAPFDITHHPAMSLPCGMVDGLPVGLMLIGKHFDEMTIYRAAHAFEQAGDWKKM, from the coding sequence GTGACCGTCACGCTTCCCACGCCCGATCAACTGCGTGCCATCGCCGACCAGTGCGGCCTGTCGCTGACCGACGATGACGTCGGCTCGTTCCGCGGTCTGATGCAGGGTTCGATCGATGCCTACAACGCCATCGCGTCGATGCCTGACGAAATCCCCGCGGTGAAGTATCCGCGCACGCCCGGCTATCGCCCGGGGCCCGACGAAAATCCGCGCAACGCCTGGTACTACAAGTCGAGCGTGAAGGGCGCCTCAAGCGGCAAGCTGAAGGGCAAGACCGTGGCGCTGAAGGACAACATCATGCTGGCCGGCGTGCCGATGATGAACGGCTCCTCGACGCTCGAAGGTTATGTGCCGGACTTCGACGCCACCATCGTCACCCGCATGCTCGATGCTGGCGCCGAGATCATGGGCAAGGTGCATTGCGAACACTTCTGCCTGTCCGGCGGCAGCCACACCAATTCCACCGGGGCGGTGCACAATCCGCACAAGATGGGCTACTCCGCTGGCGGTTCGTCGTCGGGCAGCGGTGTTGTGGTGGCGCTTGGCGAAGTCGACATGGCGATCGGTGGTGACCAGGGCGGTTCGATCCGCATGCCGTCGTCGTTCTGCGGCACCTACGGCATGAAGCCGACCTGGGGGCTCGTCCCCTACACCGGCATCATGCCGATCGAGGTCTATGTCGACCACACCGGCCCGATGACGGCGACGGTGGAGGACAATGCGCTGCTGCTGGAGGTGATTGCCGGCGATGACGGTTACGACCCCCGCATCAAATCGCCCAAGGTGCAGGATTACACCAAGGCGCTGACCGGCGACATCAAGGGCTTGAAGATCGGCGTGGTGAAAGAAGGCTTCGAGCAGGCGACGGCGGAGGCTGCCGTCAACGAAAGCGTGCGCGAGGCCGTCAAGCGGCTGAAGGACCTGGGCGCTGTGGTCGAGGAAGTCTCGATTCCGATGCATCTCGCGGGTCCCGCGATCTGGACGCCGATCGGCACTGAAGGTCTGACCGCGACCATGATGTGGGGCGACGGCTATGGGCTCAGCCGCGGCGATCTCTATTCAACATCACTGATGGAAGCCCATCGCGGCTGGCGCCGTCAGGCGGATTCGCTGTCGGAAACGACCAAGCTGTTCTTGATGATCGGCACCTACATCAACAACAATTTCGGCCCGCGCTACTACGGCAAGGCGCTGAATATCTCCCGCCGGCTCACCGCCGCCTATGACAAGGCGCTGGCGAGCTACGACCTGCTGCTGATGCCGACCACGCCCATGAAGGCGACCAAACTGCCGGCACCGGGCGCGCCGCGTGAGGAGGTGATCGCCCGCGCGCTGGAAATGATCTCCAACACCGCGCCGTTCGACATCACTCATCACCCGGCGATGTCGCTGCCCTGCGGCATGGTCGACGGGCTTCCGGTCGGGCTGATGCTGATCGGCAAGCATTTTGACGAGATGACCATCTACCGCGCCGCGCATGCCTTCGAGCAGGCCGGCGACTGGAAGAAGATGTGA